One Stenotrophomonas maltophilia DNA window includes the following coding sequences:
- the rlmD gene encoding 23S rRNA (uracil(1939)-C(5))-methyltransferase RlmD, with translation MARSRSRIDRTPFQTEILDLSHDGRGVARREGEGGKVTFVSGALPGEVVMAEQTARSRHFDEARTVEVLQASPQRVTPKCPHFGTCAGCVLQHLDEDQQIVAKQRVLMDNLERIGHVKPGTVLAPLVGESWGYRRKGRFSVRRVEKKDKTLVGFREQDPRFVADLSQCLTVIPEIGTKVEALSTFIESLDGKRDIPQIEFIAGDQAVVLTVRHLQPLSDADRAAWAAFGQQHGFVIYLQSGGVDTVQPLDGQGVPLSFRLAPWDVELAFRPLDFIQVNAKLNEKMIAHALDLLEPGEDERVLDLFCGLGNFTLPLARRVREVVGVEGDAGLVARARENAERNGLANAQFFSADLTQDQRSTPWMRQGFDKLLLDPPRSGAIEVLQQLPLKQFKRIVYVSCHPGSLARDAGYLVNEQGFTLVSAGAMDMFPHTAHVESIAVFEKR, from the coding sequence GTGGCCCGATCCCGCTCCCGCATCGACCGTACCCCGTTCCAGACCGAGATCCTCGACCTCAGCCATGATGGTCGCGGTGTCGCCCGCCGTGAAGGCGAGGGCGGCAAGGTCACCTTCGTCAGCGGCGCCCTGCCGGGCGAGGTGGTCATGGCCGAACAGACCGCCCGCAGCCGCCATTTCGACGAAGCGCGTACGGTGGAAGTGCTGCAGGCCTCGCCGCAGCGCGTCACCCCGAAGTGCCCGCACTTCGGCACCTGCGCCGGCTGCGTGCTGCAGCACCTGGACGAAGACCAGCAGATCGTCGCCAAGCAGCGCGTGCTGATGGACAACCTGGAGCGCATCGGCCACGTGAAGCCGGGAACCGTGCTGGCGCCGCTGGTCGGCGAGAGCTGGGGCTACCGGCGCAAGGGCCGCTTCTCGGTGCGCCGGGTCGAGAAGAAGGACAAGACCCTGGTCGGTTTCCGTGAACAGGACCCGCGATTCGTGGCCGATCTCAGCCAGTGCCTGACCGTGATTCCGGAAATCGGCACCAAGGTCGAGGCGTTGTCGACTTTCATCGAGTCGCTCGATGGCAAGCGCGACATCCCGCAGATCGAATTCATCGCCGGTGACCAGGCCGTGGTCCTGACCGTGCGCCACCTGCAGCCGCTCAGCGACGCTGATCGTGCGGCCTGGGCCGCCTTCGGCCAGCAGCATGGCTTCGTGATCTACCTGCAGTCCGGTGGCGTGGACACCGTGCAGCCGCTGGACGGGCAGGGCGTACCGCTGTCGTTCCGTCTGGCGCCGTGGGATGTCGAACTGGCGTTCCGCCCGCTGGACTTCATCCAGGTCAATGCCAAGCTCAACGAGAAGATGATCGCCCACGCCCTGGACCTGCTGGAACCGGGTGAGGACGAGCGCGTGCTGGACCTGTTCTGCGGCCTGGGCAACTTCACCTTGCCGCTGGCGCGCCGCGTGCGCGAAGTGGTCGGTGTGGAAGGTGATGCCGGCCTCGTCGCGCGTGCCCGTGAGAATGCCGAGCGCAATGGCCTGGCCAACGCGCAGTTCTTCAGCGCCGACCTGACCCAGGACCAGCGCAGCACCCCGTGGATGCGCCAGGGCTTCGACAAGCTGCTGCTGGACCCGCCGCGCTCGGGCGCGATCGAAGTGCTGCAGCAGCTGCCGCTGAAGCAGTTCAAGCGCATCGTCTATGTCAGCTGCCACCCGGGTTCGCTGGCCCGCGATGCCGGCTATCTGGTCAACGAACAGGGCTTCACCCTGGTCAGCGCCGGTGCCATGGACATGTTCCCGCACACCGCACACGTGGAAAGCATCGCGGTGTTCGAGAAGCGCTGA
- a CDS encoding DUF4845 domain-containing protein, producing the protein MKTMNTQRGMTLTSFLTVLIVVGFFLYIGMKLFPMYQEYYAVRSAMKSLANEPGVGSMEPSRIQDLFFKRLYINYSDNVKPANVKFDRRDNGWTLKVNYEVRRPLIGNLDVVGKFDSSQDLTRSGAQ; encoded by the coding sequence ATGAAGACGATGAACACGCAGCGTGGCATGACCCTGACGTCGTTCCTGACGGTCCTGATCGTGGTCGGTTTCTTCCTCTACATCGGCATGAAGCTGTTCCCGATGTACCAGGAGTACTACGCCGTGCGCTCGGCGATGAAGAGCCTGGCCAACGAGCCGGGCGTGGGGAGCATGGAGCCGTCGCGGATCCAGGACCTGTTCTTCAAGCGCCTGTACATCAACTACTCGGACAATGTGAAGCCGGCCAACGTGAAGTTCGATCGTCGCGACAATGGCTGGACCCTCAAGGTCAACTACGAAGTGCGTCGCCCGCTGATCGGCAACCTCGATGTGGTTGGCAAATTCGATTCTTCCCAGGACCTGACACGAAGCGGTGCCCAGTAA
- the lepB gene encoding signal peptidase I encodes MKLFEILLVVLTLASGLILLADKLYLAKRRAQRAGLLDSEPVLVDYSRAFFPVLAIVLIVRSFIAEPYKIPSSSMMPNLLIGDFILVNKFSYGLRLPISNTKIVPFGEPSRGDVVVFHFPGHSDNDPAKGENFIKRVIGVPGDTVVFEGDGVILNGEPLKYDNKGIYAGHKGQGEGANLLVEHLPGRTHTVLETDYPRGQGQWTVPAGKYLVMGDNRDNSDDGRFWGLLPEENLRGKAFLIWLNCQGWFCKDGFEPSRIGSSIN; translated from the coding sequence ATGAAACTGTTTGAGATCCTCCTGGTCGTGCTGACCCTGGCCTCGGGCCTGATCCTGCTCGCGGACAAGCTGTACCTCGCCAAGCGTCGCGCCCAGCGCGCGGGCCTGCTCGATTCCGAGCCGGTGCTGGTGGATTACTCGCGTGCGTTCTTCCCGGTGCTGGCGATCGTACTGATCGTGCGCAGTTTCATCGCCGAGCCGTACAAGATTCCGTCCAGCTCGATGATGCCGAACCTGCTGATCGGCGATTTCATCCTGGTCAACAAGTTCTCCTACGGCCTGCGCCTGCCGATCAGCAACACCAAGATCGTGCCGTTCGGCGAGCCGTCGCGTGGTGATGTGGTGGTGTTCCACTTCCCCGGCCACAGCGACAACGACCCGGCCAAGGGCGAGAACTTCATCAAGCGCGTGATCGGCGTGCCGGGTGACACCGTGGTCTTCGAAGGCGACGGCGTGATCCTCAATGGCGAACCGCTGAAGTACGACAACAAGGGCATCTACGCCGGCCACAAGGGCCAGGGCGAGGGCGCCAACCTGCTGGTCGAGCACCTGCCGGGCCGTACCCACACAGTGCTGGAGACCGACTACCCGCGTGGCCAGGGCCAGTGGACCGTGCCGGCCGGCAAGTACCTGGTGATGGGCGACAACCGTGACAACAGCGACGATGGCCGTTTCTGGGGCCTGCTGCCGGAAGAGAACCTGCGCGGCAAGGCCTTCCTGATCTGGCTGAACTGCCAGGGCTGGTTCTGCAAGGATGGCTTCGAGCCGTCGCGGATCGGCTCGAGCATCAACTGA
- the era gene encoding GTPase Era, whose protein sequence is MSEQTPHHCGSVAVIGRPNVGKSTLTNALVGAKVSIVSNRPQTTRHRLLGIATYPEGQLVLVDTPGLHKVQKRAMNRVMNRAARGSLEGVDAGLLVIEAGRWDEEDSLAFNVLRDAGIPVVLVVNKIDRLKDKGALLPFLQEVTAGRDFSSVHPISAQKRNGLEALVRDVLALLPEAPPMFGEDEITDRSQRFLAGELVREQLMRQLGEELPYATTVEIERFTEDGNLLRIGAVIWVEREGQKAIVIGKGGTRLKEIGAKSRLQMERLFGAKVFLETWVRVREGWSDDEAALKAFGYE, encoded by the coding sequence GTGAGCGAACAAACTCCCCATCATTGCGGCAGCGTGGCCGTCATCGGCCGCCCGAACGTGGGCAAGTCGACCCTGACCAATGCCCTGGTCGGCGCCAAGGTCAGCATCGTTTCCAACCGCCCGCAGACCACGCGCCATCGCCTGCTGGGCATCGCCACGTATCCGGAAGGCCAGTTGGTGCTGGTCGACACCCCCGGCCTGCACAAGGTGCAGAAGCGGGCGATGAACCGGGTGATGAACCGGGCCGCGCGCGGTTCGCTGGAAGGTGTCGACGCCGGCCTGCTGGTGATTGAAGCCGGGCGCTGGGACGAAGAGGACAGCCTGGCCTTCAACGTGCTGCGCGACGCCGGTATCCCGGTGGTGCTGGTGGTCAACAAGATCGACCGGCTGAAGGACAAGGGCGCGCTGCTGCCGTTCCTGCAGGAAGTCACGGCCGGCCGCGATTTCTCGTCCGTGCACCCGATCTCGGCGCAGAAGCGCAACGGCCTGGAAGCACTGGTACGCGACGTACTGGCGCTGTTGCCGGAAGCGCCGCCAATGTTCGGCGAAGACGAGATCACCGACCGCAGCCAGCGTTTCCTGGCCGGCGAGCTGGTGCGTGAGCAGCTGATGCGCCAGTTGGGCGAAGAGCTGCCGTACGCGACCACCGTGGAAATCGAGCGCTTCACTGAAGATGGCAACCTGCTGCGCATTGGTGCGGTGATCTGGGTCGAGCGCGAGGGCCAGAAGGCCATCGTGATCGGCAAGGGTGGTACCCGCCTGAAGGAGATCGGGGCCAAGTCCCGCCTGCAGATGGAGCGTCTGTTCGGGGCCAAGGTGTTCCTGGAGACCTGGGTGCGCGTGCGTGAAGGCTGGTCCGACGACGAGGCCGCGCTGAAGGCCTTCGGCTACGAATAA
- a CDS encoding IS4 family transposase, whose translation MRASQVLQKCLPNSLSAMHVLRMRALLSAVQALIVGRRLTLTDIARAWPGAERVRAPLKAFDRLLGNRHLHGERGAIEADMARWLLRGPQPVILIDWSDLKPDKSWCLLRAAVPVGGRTLTLLDMIVRGKEQGSAEAERHFLQQLRKLIPEGVTPILVTDAGFRTPWFRAVSALGWHWVGRLRGATRIKLQEAPNYPEHWHDSRTLHARARTVPRELPPALVNRSSPLACRVVLCSKTRKGRKKSTRRTPQQASRSAVSLKAAAREREPWLIVAAPELSQASARQLVNLYARRMQIELAFRDLKSHRYGHALEDSLTRQGPRLQILLLISTLATFVSWLAGLVCEAADIAHWLWPSKSTRKRYSTPRVGREALVRGWPLGPPARWLDLLRSPPGKALDQMTLLP comes from the coding sequence ATGCGCGCCAGCCAAGTATTGCAGAAGTGCTTGCCCAACTCACTATCGGCCATGCATGTCCTGCGCATGCGGGCCCTTCTCAGCGCGGTGCAAGCGCTGATCGTTGGGCGACGGTTGACCTTGACCGATATCGCTCGAGCGTGGCCTGGGGCCGAGCGTGTACGAGCTCCCCTCAAGGCGTTTGATCGCCTGTTGGGAAATCGGCATCTACATGGCGAACGCGGTGCCATTGAGGCCGACATGGCTCGCTGGCTGCTACGTGGCCCACAGCCGGTCATCCTCATCGATTGGTCTGACTTGAAGCCGGACAAAAGCTGGTGCTTGCTTCGCGCGGCGGTTCCCGTGGGCGGCCGCACGCTGACGCTGCTGGACATGATTGTTCGCGGGAAAGAACAAGGCTCCGCCGAGGCCGAGAGGCATTTTCTGCAGCAATTGCGCAAGCTCATTCCAGAAGGGGTAACTCCGATTCTGGTGACCGATGCTGGGTTCCGGACCCCTTGGTTTCGCGCGGTTTCTGCGCTGGGCTGGCACTGGGTGGGGCGTCTGCGTGGAGCAACGCGCATCAAACTTCAGGAGGCCCCCAACTACCCGGAACACTGGCATGACAGCCGCACCCTGCACGCCAGAGCCAGGACCGTGCCACGCGAGCTCCCGCCAGCGCTGGTCAACCGCAGCTCGCCGCTGGCCTGCCGCGTGGTGCTGTGTTCCAAAACGCGTAAGGGCCGCAAAAAATCCACCCGCCGTACTCCACAGCAGGCCTCTCGTTCGGCGGTGAGCCTGAAGGCTGCCGCTCGTGAGCGAGAGCCTTGGCTTATCGTGGCCGCGCCCGAATTGAGTCAGGCCAGCGCCCGACAGTTGGTTAACCTCTATGCCCGCCGGATGCAGATCGAACTGGCCTTTCGAGATCTCAAATCACACCGCTACGGGCATGCCCTGGAAGACAGTCTGACCCGGCAAGGGCCCAGGCTGCAGATCCTGCTCCTGATCAGCACGCTGGCCACCTTCGTCAGCTGGCTGGCCGGCTTGGTGTGTGAAGCGGCAGACATCGCCCACTGGCTTTGGCCCAGCAAAAGCACCCGCAAACGCTATTCCACCCCACGCGTTGGGCGCGAGGCACTAGTCAGAGGCTGGCCCCTAGGACCACCGGCACGGTGGCTTGATCTTCTGCGCTCGCCCCCAGGGAAGGCCTTGGACCAAATGACGTTGCTGCCATGA
- a CDS encoding IS3 family transposase (programmed frameshift) codes for MNKYDARFKLQVAKEACKTSTSVKAIARRHGLEFSTVRRWVATYRLHGWRGFRRQPRSYDLAFKLAVLEKMSRDGLSGREATTYFQIGDAGAVGRWRRLYAQGGAQALAPPPPLPRKPMKKTRSSKPPEEMSRDELLKEVAYLRAETDYPKKTRCLDPGRAGGAGRKAQAIQGLRQVHTLSLLLEAAELSRSTFYYQNHVLAHPDQDEAALCERIRAIYDQSQGRYGYRTVTLELANQGHRTNHKRVQRLMGKMGLKSRVRVKRYRSFKGAANVVVGNDLNRQFHAERPNQKWVTDVTEFKVQGMKLYLSPIMDLYNGEIVAYQIKRQPVFDLVGQMLEEAIKKLSPDERPMIHSDQGWQYQHENYRHMLEKHSLKQSMSRRGNCLDNAAMESFFGTLKSEFFYLNSFDSIESLEAGLVEYIQYYNEERIKLKLKGLSPVQYREQAQSAA; via the exons ATGAACAAATACGACGCGCGTTTCAAACTGCAGGTCGCCAAAGAGGCCTGCAAGACCTCCACATCGGTCAAAGCCATTGCCCGTCGCCACGGTCTGGAGTTCTCCACGGTCAGGCGCTGGGTAGCGACCTATCGGCTGCACGGTTGGCGTGGGTTTCGCCGCCAGCCCCGGTCCTATGACCTCGCCTTCAAGCTGGCGGTCCTGGAGAAGATGAGCCGGGACGGCCTGTCCGGGCGGGAGGCCACCACCTACTTCCAGATTGGCGATGCCGGCGCGGTGGGGCGATGGCGGCGCCTGTATGCTCAAGGCGGTGCCCAAGCGTTGGCACCGCCTCCGCCGCTGCCCCGAAAGCCGATGAAAAAGACCCGTTCGTCCAAGCCACCTGAGGAAATGAGCCGCGATGAGCTGCTCAAGGAAGTCGCCTATCTGCGTGCGGAGACCGACTACC CTAAAAAAACTCGATGCCTTGATCCGGGAAGAGCAGGCGGCGCAGGACGCAAAGCGCAAGCCATCCAAGGATTGAGGCAGGTTCATACGTTGTCGCTTCTGCTCGAAGCGGCAGAGCTGTCACGCAGTACGTTCTATTACCAGAACCATGTCCTGGCCCATCCGGATCAGGATGAGGCAGCCCTGTGCGAGCGCATCCGTGCAATCTACGATCAAAGCCAAGGGCGTTATGGCTATCGCACGGTGACGCTGGAATTGGCCAACCAGGGCCATCGGACCAATCACAAGCGGGTACAGCGCCTGATGGGGAAGATGGGCCTGAAATCACGGGTACGCGTGAAGCGCTACCGGTCCTTCAAGGGGGCCGCCAATGTTGTGGTTGGCAATGACCTCAATCGCCAATTCCACGCCGAGCGCCCCAACCAGAAGTGGGTGACCGACGTGACCGAGTTCAAGGTACAAGGCATGAAGCTGTATCTGTCGCCGATCATGGACCTCTACAACGGCGAAATCGTGGCTTATCAGATCAAGCGCCAGCCCGTGTTCGATCTGGTAGGTCAGATGCTGGAGGAGGCCATCAAGAAGCTTTCGCCGGATGAGCGCCCCATGATCCACTCCGACCAGGGCTGGCAGTACCAGCATGAAAACTACCGGCACATGCTGGAAAAGCACTCTTTGAAACAAAGCATGTCCCGGCGTGGCAACTGCCTGGACAATGCAGCGATGGAGAGCTTCTTTGGGACGCTGAAGTCGGAGTTCTTTTACCTGAACAGCTTTGACAGCATCGAGAGTCTGGAGGCCGGGCTGGTGGAATACATCCAGTACTACAACGAAGAGCGCATCAAACTGAAACTGAAAGGCCTGAGCCCGGTACAGTACCGGGAGCAGGCCCAATCGGCCGCCTGA
- a CDS encoding DsbA family oxidoreductase, with product MRIDIYSDVVCPWCWIGKHRFQQGVQLLGADAPELDIHWQPFQLDPDADATPVPLREAYVRKFGGVERTEQILGQTQTTARAEGLPMDFGQGQVRVTTLPAHRVLWLAGQHGVQDAVGEALFRAHFEHGQNLADPSVLIKAGVAGGLDAGEIAQMLASDRGLAEVEAKLAQAHALGISSVPTFVIDGKWAISGAQPPEAFANVLRQIAAEQGAPAASADGDEACGPDGCKV from the coding sequence ATGAGAATCGACATCTACTCCGACGTGGTCTGCCCCTGGTGCTGGATTGGCAAGCATCGTTTCCAGCAGGGTGTGCAGTTGCTGGGCGCGGACGCGCCTGAACTCGACATCCATTGGCAGCCATTCCAGCTGGATCCGGACGCGGACGCCACCCCGGTGCCGCTGCGCGAGGCCTACGTGCGCAAGTTCGGCGGCGTCGAGCGCACCGAGCAGATTCTCGGCCAGACCCAGACCACTGCGCGTGCAGAAGGCTTGCCGATGGACTTCGGCCAGGGCCAGGTGCGGGTGACCACGCTGCCGGCGCACCGGGTGCTGTGGCTGGCCGGCCAGCACGGCGTGCAGGATGCGGTCGGCGAAGCGCTGTTCCGCGCCCACTTCGAGCATGGCCAGAACCTGGCGGACCCCTCGGTGCTGATCAAGGCCGGTGTGGCAGGCGGCCTCGACGCGGGTGAAATCGCGCAGATGCTGGCCTCCGACCGCGGCCTGGCCGAGGTCGAGGCCAAGCTGGCGCAGGCACATGCGCTGGGCATTTCCTCGGTGCCGACCTTCGTCATCGATGGAAAGTGGGCCATTTCCGGGGCCCAGCCCCCAGAGGCCTTCGCCAACGTCCTGCGACAGATCGCGGCCGAACAGGGCGCCCCGGCAGCTTCGGCTGACGGAGACGAGGCCTGCGGCCCGGATGGCTGCAAGGTCTGA
- a CDS encoding CYTH domain-containing protein, translating to MGIEIERKFLVSSDRWRTAAHRVIPMAQGYINDMGALDRGTQNASVRVRIEGDHAALNLKSRTIGHTRQEFDYPIPVEDARALLALCVGGLIDKRRHLVEHAGLTWEVDEFLGDNAGLVVAEVELDSADQVIDLPDWVGAEVTDDARYYNVALASHPYSEW from the coding sequence ATGGGCATCGAAATCGAACGCAAATTCCTCGTCAGCAGTGATCGCTGGCGCACCGCCGCGCATCGGGTGATTCCGATGGCGCAGGGCTATATCAACGATATGGGCGCGCTCGACCGCGGCACCCAGAACGCCTCGGTGCGCGTGCGCATCGAGGGCGACCACGCCGCGCTGAACCTGAAGTCGCGCACCATCGGCCACACCCGGCAGGAGTTCGATTATCCGATTCCCGTGGAGGACGCGCGCGCGCTGCTGGCGTTGTGCGTGGGTGGCCTGATCGACAAGCGCCGCCATCTGGTCGAACACGCCGGCCTGACCTGGGAAGTGGACGAGTTCCTCGGCGACAACGCCGGCCTGGTCGTGGCCGAGGTCGAGCTGGACAGTGCCGACCAGGTCATCGACCTGCCGGACTGGGTGGGCGCTGAAGTCACCGATGATGCCCGCTACTACAACGTTGCCTTGGCCAGTCACCCGTATTCAGAGTGGTGA
- the recO gene encoding DNA repair protein RecO, translating to MLIEDDTGFVLHARAYRETSLLVEVLSAQHGRIGLLARGVSTAKGQVLRAALQPLQWIRFSALQRGELAQLRGAESLDAAPRLVGQAMLAGFYLSELTLRLAPRQDPLPELYLAYGEARARLAVGAGLAWTLRRFERELLSALGLGFELDSASDGQPIDPAARYELDPQEGAQRLLSERGGERRAAATGSALLALAADEEPDAADLASLRLPMRRVLAHHLGPRGLKSWEMIEQLAPRR from the coding sequence ATGCTGATCGAGGACGACACCGGCTTCGTGCTGCATGCACGGGCCTATCGCGAGACCAGCCTGCTGGTCGAAGTGTTGAGCGCGCAGCATGGCCGCATTGGCCTGCTCGCGCGTGGCGTGTCCACTGCCAAGGGCCAGGTGCTGCGCGCGGCCCTGCAGCCGCTGCAGTGGATCCGCTTCAGTGCCCTGCAGCGGGGCGAACTGGCCCAGCTGCGGGGTGCCGAGTCGCTTGATGCCGCGCCACGCCTGGTCGGCCAGGCGATGCTGGCTGGCTTCTACCTGAGTGAACTGACCCTGCGCCTGGCCCCGCGCCAGGACCCGCTGCCGGAGTTGTACCTGGCCTACGGCGAGGCACGTGCGCGGCTGGCCGTGGGCGCCGGTCTGGCCTGGACCCTGCGTCGCTTCGAACGCGAGCTGCTGTCCGCGCTGGGCCTGGGCTTCGAGCTGGACAGCGCCAGCGACGGCCAGCCGATCGACCCGGCCGCGCGCTACGAACTGGATCCGCAGGAAGGCGCGCAGCGGCTGCTGAGCGAGCGTGGTGGGGAACGCCGTGCGGCAGCCACTGGCTCAGCGCTGCTGGCGCTGGCAGCGGACGAAGAGCCCGATGCGGCCGACCTGGCCAGCCTGCGGCTGCCGATGCGGCGGGTGCTGGCCCATCACCTCGGGCCACGCGGCCTGAAATCCTGGGAAATGATCGAGCAGCTCGCGCCCCGGCGTTGA
- the rnc gene encoding ribonuclease III, translating to MPSKFIQRGDLIGHPFRDPALLKQALTHRSAGAPHNERLEFLGDSIVNMMAAEALYRRWPKADEGAMTRARAELVREGALAVIGRTLELGERLTLGPGEMKSGGHRRDSILADAVEAVVAAIYLDAGFEACRAVVLPWFSASIEALPASGRPEKDPKTRLQEWLQARQKALPQYELVSESGDDHAKHFRVRCIVADPAASTEGEGASRRLAEQQAAAAVLEQLDSK from the coding sequence GTGCCCAGTAAATTCATCCAACGTGGCGACCTGATCGGTCATCCCTTCCGCGATCCGGCCCTGCTCAAGCAGGCGCTGACGCATCGCAGTGCCGGTGCGCCGCATAACGAGCGCTTGGAGTTCCTCGGCGACAGCATCGTCAACATGATGGCGGCCGAGGCGTTGTACCGACGCTGGCCCAAGGCTGACGAAGGGGCGATGACCCGTGCCCGCGCCGAACTGGTGCGTGAAGGCGCGCTGGCGGTGATCGGGCGCACCCTGGAACTGGGCGAGCGGCTGACCCTGGGCCCGGGCGAAATGAAGTCCGGTGGTCATCGTCGCGACTCGATCCTGGCCGACGCGGTGGAAGCCGTGGTGGCCGCGATCTACCTGGACGCCGGCTTCGAGGCCTGCCGGGCGGTGGTGCTGCCCTGGTTCAGCGCTTCGATCGAGGCACTGCCGGCCTCCGGCCGGCCCGAGAAGGACCCCAAGACCCGCCTGCAGGAATGGCTGCAGGCCCGACAGAAGGCGTTGCCGCAGTATGAACTGGTGTCAGAATCCGGTGACGACCATGCCAAGCACTTCCGGGTACGCTGCATCGTAGCCGACCCGGCCGCCAGCACCGAGGGCGAAGGCGCCTCGCGGCGGCTTGCCGAACAACAGGCGGCTGCGGCCGTCCTAGAACAACTGGATTCCAAGTGA
- a CDS encoding Hpt domain-containing response regulator: protein MQMTPRASRPRFLLVEDDIISRGFFKAALETLPADVDTADSLASALASAEPGAHDLWLIDVNLPDGNGAQLLRELRRSHPDTPALAHTADGDTSIHARLREAGFSDTLVKPLGRDQLLKAVRRALVNSPAGIVMAQAPAAVELQVQDWDETAALAALNGQRNHLIALRELFLAELPGVRDAVEQAVDQHDERQLRSQLHRLQASCGFVGAARLARAVRQLHHTPESGQAQAGFRDAVAALLH from the coding sequence ATGCAGATGACCCCGCGGGCCAGCCGGCCCCGCTTCCTGCTTGTCGAGGACGACATCATCAGCCGCGGTTTTTTCAAAGCGGCGTTGGAAACGTTACCGGCGGACGTGGACACCGCAGATTCACTGGCCAGTGCGCTGGCGAGCGCCGAACCCGGCGCGCATGACCTGTGGCTGATCGACGTCAACCTGCCTGACGGCAACGGCGCGCAGCTGCTGCGCGAACTACGCCGTTCACACCCCGATACCCCGGCGTTGGCGCATACCGCCGACGGCGATACCTCGATCCATGCGCGCCTGCGCGAGGCCGGCTTCAGCGACACCCTGGTCAAACCCCTCGGCCGCGACCAGCTGCTGAAAGCGGTGCGCCGCGCACTGGTCAACAGCCCGGCCGGGATTGTCATGGCCCAGGCGCCGGCCGCGGTCGAGCTGCAGGTACAGGACTGGGACGAGACTGCGGCACTGGCCGCGCTCAATGGCCAGCGCAACCACCTGATCGCCCTGCGCGAGCTGTTCCTGGCCGAGCTGCCGGGCGTACGTGACGCGGTCGAGCAGGCGGTGGACCAGCATGACGAGCGCCAGCTGCGCAGCCAGTTGCATCGGCTGCAGGCGAGCTGTGGCTTCGTGGGCGCGGCACGCTTGGCCCGTGCGGTGCGCCAGTTGCATCATACGCCCGAGTCCGGGCAGGCCCAGGCGGGATTCCGCGACGCGGTAGCTGCCCTGCTGCATTGA